ATTGTACAAATTGGGGAAAACTATGTGACCAGCAAAGCTGAACACATAGAGCCCTGAAATTGCAGGAATTTTGCTTAGGTGCAGAACTGGAATGTAGATCAGCAAAGCTCGGATGGCTCCAGAAACCGCGGTGTAGGCCACGCTCGTGAAGATCAGAAGAGAGAGGACGCCGGCACTCGAGAGgaaagagatggaggaaagATCCCTTAGCCACAAGCTTGGAAGGGCGACCAGGACAGCGATCAGCGCCAACAGCTGAGACGCGGAGAGATGGCTCGAGCTCAGAGTGAAGGCGGTGAAGACGTTGGCAAGGTTGTCGTGGAGTGATATGGTGTAGGGGACAAGGGCCATGAAAATCTCTAGGTAGATGAAAGTAGTTGCTATAATTCTTCCTTTTGATCCAAATGCATCATACCCTATGTCTTTGTAGTCTCTTGATTTAGGGTTCTTGTGCATGCATTTCCCAAGTAGGCAGGAAGTGTAGGCACACACTGATCCAATTCCTACTAGTAGGAATGCTGATGCCCGCCCTCCATTTTCCAATGCATAGGGAGTTGAGAGTTGTCCCAAACCTGCcacaaataaacaaaaatttaaggCGATTTTCGAGCGCGTAAAGTGTAGTTTGTATCATCGGAAAAAGATGTGATTAGTGAGCAGTTTCCGAGCATAGTCAAAGTACTGGGCGCAAATAAAGACAACTCGGTGTAGCGTTATTCACCGGGCACCGCCATGTGATCGGAATCCCATTGGGTTGGGCTCGAAAAGTAATCTAGAAATTTATCG
This sequence is a window from Salvia splendens isolate huo1 chromosome 5, SspV2, whole genome shotgun sequence. Protein-coding genes within it:
- the LOC121802647 gene encoding amino acid transporter AVT1H-like — encoded protein: MAVPGLGQLSTPYALENGGRASAFLLVGIGSVCAYTSCLLGKCMHKNPKSRDYKDIGYDAFGSKGRIIATTFIYLEIFMALVPYTISLHDNLANVFTAFTLSSSHLSASQLLALIAVLVALPSLWLRDLSSISFLSSAGVLSLLIFTSVAYTAVSGAIRALLIYIPVLHLSKIPAISGLYVFSFAGHIVFPNLYNSINDPSKFTKCCHAARAKPPPIVQIQNEDDHTGGSGLDSTAHHTRASTLRAILRARPQPHGLPSQCRNLYNFSMCFLFQDILETDFDTSAAA